One Nasonia vitripennis strain AsymCx chromosome 1 unlocalized genomic scaffold, Nvit_psr_1.1 chr1_random0005, whole genome shotgun sequence genomic window carries:
- the LOC116415739 gene encoding pollen-specific leucine-rich repeat extensin-like protein 1, with protein MKSAVVVLEKLASENNMITDQPSSPESPSLLATRKRKMSKPGDVNSKPPQASGSYVKVPQSKKPTISPSSSESETESYDSLRLDLFYKYKQPQESSNNPDGQLSPIQSFSPESQKSTPRRNTPSPNLSENISPEHTPPPGRPLFTPSPSRSQVIQPQDAPGERQPPVRNEVRDSRDAPGDVPQPPIRNEIDGEPQDAADQEQLPIQNEDIIEVQDPVNREQPQNGHQSPPQNEPRPRRIKYYKMTEYVKNCVEYYAKRGEPGNREMRRRYNIAFGNELYLGEDISVNLLQWELLQRHKPQVFLIELAVLIWGERNLCNRALDLTRGVENIPNRSPVKLIEKDILRLLISLYNDFLNNHKYPSDEKASYLLRATHVLRHKIRDLRAAEKNKFQLPNVNAQRRLRYNVRD; from the exons ATGAAAAGTGCAGTAGTAGTTTTAGAAAAATTGGCATCCGAAAATAATATGATAACCGATCAGCCATCCTCCCCAGAATCACCATCGCTACTTGCAactcgaaagagaaaaatgtcaaaacCAGGCGATGTGAATTCAAAGCCACCACAGGCATCTGGTTCTTATGTCAAAGTACCACAATCCAAAAAACCAACTATATCACCGTCATCATCTGAATCAGAAACAGAATCATATGATTCACTGCGTCTCgacttgttttataaatacaaGCAACCTCAAGAATCTTCAAATAATCCAGATGGTCAGTTATCACCAATTCAAAGCTTTTCACCTGAATCTCAAAAAAGTACACCACGAAGGAATACACCATCTCCAAACTTATCTGAAAATATATCACCTGAACACACACCACCACCTGGTCGACCTTTGTTTACGCCATCTCCTTCACGAAGTCAGGTGATACAACCACAAGATGCACCAGGTGAACGACAGCCACCAGTGCGAAATGAGGTTAGGGATTCCCGAGATGCACCAGGTGATGTACCACAGCCACCAATACGAAATGAAATTGATGGAGAACCCCAAGACGCAGCAGATCAAGAACAGCTACCGATTcaaaatgaagatataataGAAGTTCAAGATCCAGTAAATAGAGAGCAGCCTCAAAATGGACACCAGTCGCCACCTCAGAATGAACCAA GGCCAAGACGTATCAAGTATTATAAAATGACAGAATATGTCAAAAATTGCGTGGAATACTACGCTAAGAGAGGAGAACCTGGTAATCGAGAAATGCGGAGGCGATATAATATAGCATTTGGAAATGag ctGTACCTTGGAGAGGATATATCTGTTAATTTACTGCAGTGGGAACTTTTGCAAAGGCATAAGCCACAAGTATTCCTGATAGAATTGGCTGTGCTTATTTGGGGAGAAAGGAATTTATGTAACAGAGCATTGGACTTGACCCGAGGGGTGGAGAATATTCCTAACAGGTCACCAGTGAAGTTAATTGAAAAAGATATATTACGATTGCTAATAA GCCTCTACAATGACTTTCTTAATAACCACAAGTATCCAAGTGACGAGAAAGCATCTTATTTGCTACGGGCAACTCATGTTTTGAGACATAAAATAAGAGATCTGCGTGctgcagagaaaaataaatttcagcTACCAAATGTCAACGCTCAAAGACGTTTAAGATATAACGTCAGAGATTAA
- the LOC116415912 gene encoding uncharacterized protein LOC116415912 yields MIHKCVTCQRVKAQSAQQLMRDLPADRVHASRPFSISGLDYAGPIQVRTTKGRGHKAYKGYIVVFVCFSTRAIHLELVSDLTTATFISAYRRFVGRRGVCQKLYSDNATNFHGADNELKAMFQRASDFYQKVASVLANDGTEWVFIPPSAPHYGGLWEAGVKSVKHHLKRVVGEHTLTFEELSTVLVEIEACLNSRPLGALTSDIDDLHALTPFHFLTGSFSAMIPADDSPDVPLNRLSRFQLLQRIRNQFWNRWSSEYLLHLQQREKWRNPTENFCVGKLVLIKDDRYPPSKWPLGRIVEVHPDTDDLVRVVTVKTATTSLRRHVARLCPLHIEEGAKKT; encoded by the coding sequence ATGATTCACAAGTGTGTGACGTGTCAGCGGGTCAAAGCTCAATCAGCACAACAGTTAATGAGAGATCTCCCCGCCGATCGAGTGCATGCTAGTAGGCCGTTTTCGATTTCAGGTTTAGACTACGCTGGTCCCATTCAGGTTCGCACAACTAAGGGTCGTGGACACAAGGCGTATAAGGGGTACATCGTTGTCTTTGTTTGCTTTTCCACCCGAGCGATTCATTTGGAGCTGGTGAGCGATCTGACGACAGCCACTTTTATCAGTGCATATCGTCGATTCGTTGGTAGGCGAGGGGTGTGCCAGAAGCTCTACAGCGATAACGCCACCAACTTCCATGGAGCAGACAACGAGCTGAAGGCGATGTTCCAGCGGGCGTCGGATTTTTATCAAAAGGTTGCCTCGGTTCTAGCAAATGACGGAACGGAGTGGGTGTTCATTCCTCCTAGCGCTCCACATTACGGAGGTTTGTGGGAAGCTGGTGTGAAGTCCGTAAAGCACCACTTGAAGCGGGTCGTAGGGGAGCACACTCTCACGTTCGAGGAGCTTTCGACAGTTCTCGTTGAGATAGAAGCGTGCCTTAACTCTCGTCCATTAGGGGCTTTGACTTCGGACATTGATGACCTCCATGCGTTGACACCCTTTCACTTTTTGACAGGAAGTTTCTCAGCGATGATTCCTGCTGATGATTCGCCAGACGTGCCTCTGAATCGTTTGAGTCGTTTTCAGTTGCTCCAGCGGATACGTAACCAGTTCTGGAATCGTTGGTCGTCGGAATACCTCCTCCATTTGCAGCAGCGAGAAAAGTGGCGGAATCCAACAGAGAATTTTTGTGTAGGTAAGCTCGTTCTTATCAAGGATGATCGTTATCCTCCATCCAAATGGCCGTTAGGACGAATCGTTGAGGTCCATCCAGATACAGATGATCTCGTCCGTGTGGTTACAGTGAAGACTGCTACCACTTCTCTTCGTCGTCACGTTGCTCGTCTTTGTCCGTTGCACATCGAGGAAGGGGCTAAGAAGACTTGA
- the LOC116415917 gene encoding uncharacterized protein LOC116415917 has translation MSATKRKQYLFDKDVPLSKYALSELKKILKREKLQNNELLSCSSRNISDQSNPHVLLDETDNDVISLALDESVSANQNPITSEQQLLINNNSSFAWSDLLSDDEELQLPSCTKSTSNSIRELINNEEFFNVLSLNVQKSQAELLLMLLKFSIANTLSMTGISNLFKLINLVCGSAVVPETRYKIDKLFDDDIITLHGVCPACTNYIGTFQDFNYVVNCDKPVNMSNPSSQCYFAIFDPSNAIQDYIETNKNYYDYVVKEREHEKNHIKDIYDGVLYRKFVQSLKDSDRHSYATVIFNTDGAPVFESSTYSIWPIYLILNEIPIQSRMKSAITAGLWFGKDKPIMSVFLDAFVNMINDLSTVGVGIPCMIKNERRNLKIFALVASVDTVARAPMNGSSQFNARYGCDWCT, from the exons atGTCCGCAACTAAAAGAAAACAGtatttgtttgataaagaCGTACCACTTAGTAAATATGCTTTAAGTgaacttaaaaaaattttgaaaagagAGAAG TTACAAAACAACGAATTGCTGTCTTGCAGTAGTAGGAATATAAGTGACCAAAGTAATCCTCATGTTTTATTGGATGAAACGGACAATGATGTAATATCATTAGCATTAGACGAGTCTGTATCGGCTAATCAAAATCCTATCACATCGGAGCAACAATTACTGATTAAT aataATTCTAGTTTTGCCTGGAGTGACTTATTAAGTGATGATGAAGAACTACAACTACCTTCATGTACAAAGTCAACATCAAATAGTATACGAGAACTTATAAATAATGAGGAATTCTTCAATGTGTTGTCGTTGAATGTGCAAAAAAGCCAAGCTGAATTATTACTgatgttattgaaattttcaatagcAAACACCTTATCAATGACAGGTATTTCtaatttgtttaaactaaTTAATCTAGTATGTGGCAGCGCTGTAGTACCTGAAACTCGATATAAAATTGACAAATTGTTTGATGATGACATTATTACACTACATGGGGTATGTCCTGCATGTACAAATTATATTGGAACATTTCAAGATTTTAATTATGTAGTAAATTGTGACAAACCTGTAAATATGTCAAATCCATCAAGTCAGTGTTATTTTGCTATATTTGATCCGTCAAATGCAATACAGGATTATAtagaaactaataaaaattattatgattatgttgtaaaagaaagagagcatgaaaaaaatcatataaaagATATATACGATGGTGTGCTGTATAGaaaatttgttcaaagtttGAAAGATTCTGATCGCCACTCGTATGCTACAGTAATATTTAACACAGACGGAGCACCAGTTTTCGAATCGTCTACTTATTCTATATGGCCTATATATTTGATTCTTAATGAGATTCCTATACAGAGCAGAATGAAAAGTGCGATCACTGCTGGACTATGGTTTGGCAAAGATAAACCAATAATGAGCGTTTTCTTGGATGCATTCGTAAATATGATAAATGATTTATCAACAGTGGGTGTGGGTATACCCTgtatgataaaaaatgaacgaCGTAACCTGAAAATTTTTGCATTGGTTGCTTCTGTGGATACTGTAGCTAGAGCACCAATGAATGGATCAAGTCAATTTAATGCAAGATATGGTTGTGATTGGTGTACATAA